One segment of Thermococcus alcaliphilus DNA contains the following:
- a CDS encoding ribosome assembly factor SBDS: MPISVDKAVIARLKTHGEVFEILVDPYLARDFKEGKDVPIEEILATPYVFKDAHKGDKASEHEMQKIFGTSDPYEVAKIILKKGEVQLTAQQRREMLEEKKKQIAMIIHRHAVDPRTGYPHPPERILKAMEEVGVRVDIFKDAEAQVPDVIKALRGALPLKIETKVIAVKIPSEYSGKAYGEVRKFGNIKREEWGSDGSWMFLIEIPGGVEEEFYEKLNALTKGTAITKLIERKGL; this comes from the coding sequence ATGCCCATAAGCGTCGATAAGGCAGTGATTGCTCGATTGAAGACACATGGTGAAGTTTTTGAAATACTAGTGGATCCATATTTAGCCAGAGACTTCAAAGAGGGCAAAGATGTTCCGATTGAAGAAATCCTTGCCACCCCTTATGTTTTTAAAGACGCCCATAAGGGAGATAAAGCCAGTGAACATGAAATGCAGAAGATTTTTGGGACAAGTGATCCCTATGAAGTGGCAAAGATAATCCTCAAGAAGGGAGAAGTACAGCTTACCGCACAGCAGAGAAGAGAAATGCTGGAAGAGAAGAAAAAGCAGATAGCGATGATAATTCACAGGCATGCTGTAGACCCGAGAACTGGCTATCCTCATCCTCCGGAGAGAATTTTGAAGGCAATGGAAGAAGTTGGGGTTAGGGTAGATATATTCAAAGATGCCGAAGCTCAGGTTCCAGATGTTATAAAGGCTTTGAGAGGAGCTCTACCGCTTAAAATAGAAACAAAGGTCATAGCAGTGAAGATACCCTCTGAATACAGTGGAAAAGCCTACGGTGAAGTTAGAAAGTTTGGAAATATAAAGAGAGAAGAATGGGGAAGCGATGGCTCATGGATGTTTTTAATAGAAATTCCTGGAGGAGTTGAGGAAGAATTTTATGAGAAATTAAACGCCCTCACAAAGGGCACTGCAATAACTAAACTTATAGAGAGGAAGGGACTATGA
- the psmA gene encoding archaeal proteasome endopeptidase complex subunit alpha: protein MAFVPPQAGYDRAITVFSPDGRLFQVQYAREAVKRGATAVGVKCKDGVVLAVEKRVTSKLIEPESYEKIFQIDDHIAAASSGIIADARVLVDRARLEAQIYRLTYGEPVPLTVLVKKICDLKQMHTQYGGVRPFGAALLMAGVNEKPELFETDPSGAYFEWKAVAIGSGRNTAMAIFEEKYKDDMTLEDAIKLAVLALAKTMEEPSPESIEVAVITVKEKKFKKISKEEVAKCLEEALKEAEAEEVPEKEEDYSELDSNY, encoded by the coding sequence ATGGCGTTTGTACCACCGCAAGCTGGATATGATAGGGCAATAACGGTTTTCAGCCCTGATGGAAGACTTTTCCAGGTACAGTATGCTAGGGAGGCAGTTAAGAGGGGAGCAACTGCCGTTGGGGTAAAGTGTAAAGACGGTGTTGTTCTGGCTGTAGAAAAGAGAGTAACGAGCAAGCTCATAGAGCCCGAAAGCTATGAGAAGATTTTCCAGATTGATGACCATATAGCCGCAGCTTCAAGCGGAATAATAGCCGATGCAAGAGTTCTTGTTGATAGAGCACGTTTGGAGGCTCAGATTTATCGCCTTACTTATGGAGAACCCGTTCCGCTCACCGTTTTAGTGAAAAAGATTTGCGACCTAAAGCAGATGCACACGCAATACGGTGGAGTTAGACCTTTTGGTGCTGCCCTTTTAATGGCGGGCGTAAACGAAAAGCCCGAACTGTTTGAAACTGACCCGAGTGGGGCTTACTTTGAATGGAAAGCCGTTGCAATAGGAAGCGGAAGAAACACGGCAATGGCAATATTTGAGGAAAAGTACAAGGATGACATGACACTCGAAGATGCCATAAAGCTTGCAGTGCTCGCTCTTGCAAAGACAATGGAAGAGCCATCTCCAGAGAGCATTGAAGTGGCAGTAATCACAGTGAAGGAGAAGAAGTTCAAGAAGATCAGCAAAGAAGAAGTTGCCAAATGTCTTGAGGAGGCATTGAAAGAGGCTGAAGCGGAGGAGGTTCCAGAGAAGGAAGAGGACTACAGCGAGCTAGACAGCAACTACTGA
- a CDS encoding ribonuclease P protein component 2, with product MREKPKTLPPTLRDKHRYIAFQIIGEREFKKDEIKKAIWDASLRTLGELGTARVKPWFIKFDEKTQTGIVRCDRKYVEELRFALTLVTEINGSKAIIRTLGVSGTIRRLKLKFLREFGWK from the coding sequence ATGAGAGAGAAACCAAAAACCTTGCCCCCAACACTAAGGGATAAGCACCGCTACATAGCTTTTCAAATCATTGGGGAAAGGGAGTTTAAAAAGGATGAGATAAAAAAAGCCATATGGGATGCCTCTCTTAGAACTCTGGGCGAGCTCGGTACCGCGAGGGTAAAACCCTGGTTTATAAAATTTGATGAAAAAACCCAGACTGGGATTGTGAGATGCGATAGGAAATATGTTGAAGAGCTCCGATTTGCTCTCACTTTGGTTACCGAGATAAACGGTTCAAAAGCAATAATAAGAACACTTGGAGTGTCGGGAACTATAAGGAGGCTCAAGCTAAAATTCTTAAGGGAGTTTGGATGGAAATAG
- a CDS encoding DUF763 domain-containing protein, producing the protein MMRRGIAELPLHGGHVPRWLALRMKRLAELVLKLLVDEYGTQGVLERLADPVWFQALNNLIGMDWDSSGSTTVTAGIIKEVLSREELGIKAAGGKGAKSRQTPEELKKISEIYELNPNDYIKTSKLVAKVDTVALQNGYQLYHHVFFVDEEGRWAVVQQGMNPSVKLARRYHWFSEKVESFTLEPHKGISGIKSEYALNTIAKEAKEYQKTLLDLIAESPAKIEREVKSVEAITRGYVPFYKPYEKRKVLPLVERYQSLGKLELNKRALELARELSVKNYDELLLIKGLGPSTLRALSLVLELIYDVHPSWKDPVTHPPDPFKFAYAVGGKDKVPFPVERGTYDDLISFLEKLLEKGKEERELVKQVTKISKKWRFPEEEKRAT; encoded by the coding sequence ATGATGAGAAGAGGAATTGCGGAGCTCCCACTTCACGGCGGACATGTGCCGAGATGGTTGGCTTTAAGAATGAAGAGGTTAGCCGAGCTTGTCTTAAAGCTTCTAGTCGATGAATACGGCACTCAAGGGGTTCTCGAAAGGCTAGCAGATCCAGTGTGGTTTCAAGCGCTTAACAATCTAATCGGCATGGACTGGGATTCATCGGGCTCAACCACCGTGACAGCTGGAATTATAAAAGAAGTTCTCTCAAGAGAAGAGCTCGGAATAAAAGCCGCTGGTGGAAAAGGAGCAAAGAGCAGACAAACCCCAGAAGAGCTGAAGAAAATAAGCGAGATCTACGAGCTAAACCCCAACGATTACATAAAGACCTCCAAGCTCGTTGCGAAGGTTGACACCGTTGCCCTGCAAAACGGCTACCAGCTCTACCATCACGTTTTCTTTGTTGATGAAGAAGGGAGATGGGCAGTTGTGCAACAGGGAATGAACCCTTCGGTCAAACTCGCGAGAAGATACCACTGGTTTTCCGAGAAGGTGGAGTCCTTTACCCTTGAGCCTCACAAGGGCATAAGCGGGATAAAAAGCGAATATGCTCTGAATACAATAGCTAAAGAGGCAAAAGAATATCAGAAAACTCTACTTGACCTAATAGCTGAAAGTCCAGCAAAGATTGAAAGAGAAGTCAAAAGCGTGGAAGCCATAACAAGGGGATACGTACCGTTTTACAAGCCCTATGAAAAGAGAAAGGTTCTGCCTCTGGTAGAGAGGTACCAGAGCCTTGGAAAGCTTGAGCTCAACAAGAGGGCATTGGAGCTGGCAAGGGAGCTGAGTGTGAAGAATTATGATGAACTTTTGCTGATTAAAGGCTTAGGGCCGAGCACTCTGAGAGCCCTCTCCTTGGTTCTCGAGCTTATCTATGACGTTCATCCCTCATGGAAAGATCCGGTAACTCACCCGCCTGATCCATTCAAGTTCGCCTATGCTGTCGGTGGGAAGGATAAAGTACCCTTCCCCGTTGAAAGAGGGACTTATGACGACTTGATATCATTTCTTGAGAAGCTCCTCGAAAAGGGCAAGGAGGAAAGAGAGCTCGTTAAACAGGTGACGAAGATAAGCAAGAAGTGGAGGTTTCCCGAGGAGGAAAAGAGGGCTACTTGA
- a CDS encoding DNA cytosine methyltransferase, with protein MKVIDLFAGAGGFSRGFREEGFEIVAAVENFPPKAKTYQINFPETIVFVEDIKRLDAEKLKREIGEVEVIIGGPPCEPFTAINLKRKENPLDRLYNDPIGRLVLHFIRFLKAFKPTIFVMEEVPQVMEGPLREALQKEFKKAGYEVYFNILDAYDYGTPQIRKRVFISNVPLNPPKVNEKLTVWDAIGDLPDPRFSEEEIPNHEYVPLSAKKRRAIAKLGWGEALHSFGGRFKNWIRLHPYKPAPTVRGTSRFIHPFEDRLLTVREQARLVGYPDYHIFLGGRNVQYDSVGESVPPTVARAIAEVVKEMLKKTP; from the coding sequence ATGAAGGTAATAGATCTCTTCGCAGGTGCGGGGGGATTCAGCAGAGGATTTAGAGAAGAGGGATTTGAGATAGTCGCCGCTGTAGAGAACTTTCCTCCAAAAGCAAAGACCTATCAGATCAATTTTCCCGAAACGATTGTCTTTGTTGAGGACATCAAGAGGCTCGATGCGGAGAAGCTCAAAAGGGAGATTGGAGAAGTTGAAGTGATTATAGGCGGTCCTCCCTGTGAGCCCTTTACCGCAATAAACCTGAAGAGGAAGGAGAACCCCCTCGACAGGCTTTACAATGATCCAATTGGCAGATTGGTTCTCCATTTTATCAGATTTTTGAAGGCTTTTAAGCCAACAATTTTCGTTATGGAGGAAGTTCCTCAGGTTATGGAAGGCCCTCTGAGAGAAGCCCTCCAAAAGGAGTTCAAAAAAGCTGGTTATGAGGTTTATTTCAACATATTGGATGCCTATGATTATGGAACGCCCCAGATAAGGAAGAGGGTCTTCATATCCAACGTGCCTTTGAATCCTCCGAAGGTCAATGAGAAGCTCACGGTCTGGGATGCAATAGGCGATCTTCCCGATCCACGATTCTCTGAAGAAGAAATTCCAAACCACGAATACGTTCCGCTTTCGGCCAAGAAAAGAAGAGCAATTGCGAAGCTTGGATGGGGAGAGGCTTTGCACTCCTTTGGAGGTAGATTTAAGAACTGGATAAGATTACACCCTTATAAGCCCGCCCCAACGGTTAGGGGGACGAGCAGATTTATCCATCCCTTTGAGGACAGGCTTTTGACGGTTAGAGAGCAGGCGAGGCTTGTGGGTTATCCGGACTATCACATCTTCCTTGGGGGAAGAAACGTGCAGTATGACAGCGTTGGGGAGTCGGTTCCACCGACGGTTGCAAGGGCTATAGCGGAAGTTGTTAAAGAGATGCTCAAGAAAACTCCATGA
- a CDS encoding DUF357 domain-containing protein encodes MEREITEEKLKKYFEITREALEKLEIAVHEKSLLFSVAQDFLTMAKSYYSDAEYYYKKGDYVTAFAALNYAHGFIDAGVRLGVFKGEDDRLFAFG; translated from the coding sequence GTGGAGCGAGAGATCACCGAAGAGAAGCTTAAAAAGTATTTTGAAATCACAAGAGAAGCCCTTGAAAAGCTTGAGATAGCAGTCCATGAAAAAAGCCTCCTCTTCTCTGTAGCGCAAGACTTTTTAACCATGGCAAAAAGCTACTATAGCGACGCTGAATACTACTACAAGAAAGGGGACTACGTCACAGCATTTGCCGCTTTGAACTACGCACATGGCTTTATTGACGCAGGGGTAAGGCTTGGAGTGTTTAAAGGTGAAGATGACAGACTATTTGCATTCGGGTGA
- a CDS encoding DUF555 domain-containing protein: MGDYIVVLEAPIIVRDVESAEDAINVAVSKVAKALNKEKLDFVRVEIGYSQCPVCGSPFESAFVIGNVGLVGIYLTLKVFNAQSLEHAERIAKAVVGKALKKVPLKVFEIKELHNGKEKEGIEINDNNGV; encoded by the coding sequence ATGGGAGATTATATAGTCGTCCTTGAAGCTCCAATAATAGTGAGAGACGTTGAAAGTGCCGAAGATGCGATAAACGTTGCCGTATCAAAGGTGGCAAAGGCACTAAACAAGGAAAAACTCGACTTTGTGAGGGTTGAAATCGGCTATTCACAATGCCCTGTTTGTGGGTCACCATTTGAGAGCGCGTTTGTTATCGGGAATGTGGGCTTGGTTGGAATTTACCTAACGCTTAAGGTGTTCAATGCTCAAAGCCTTGAGCACGCGGAGAGGATAGCCAAAGCCGTTGTTGGAAAAGCCCTAAAAAAAGTACCTTTAAAAGTTTTTGAGATTAAAGAGCTCCACAACGGAAAAGAAAAAGAGGGGATAGAGATAAACGATAACAACGGCGTTTGA
- the pyrG gene encoding glutamine hydrolyzing CTP synthase, producing the protein MAKFIFVTGGVVSGLGKGITSASLGMLMKSRGFRTTNIKIDPYINYDAGTMSPYQHGEVFVLDDGGEVDLDLGNYERFLDTNLTFDHNITTGKVYSTVIEKERRGDYLGATVQVIPHITNEIKERIRRIAEEYDVVVVEIGGTVGDIESMPFLEATRQMQLEEGRENVAFVHVTYVPKLKVVGEQKTKPTQHSVKELRSLGIQPDAIIARSEDPLEEGARKKISLFTNVPEEAVISAYDVEDTYEVPLLLEREGLGKYLTKRLGLEEREPELRAWEEMVRRYKGLKDEVEIAIVGKYVKLADSYLSIKEALKHSSVANDVKVKIRWIEAEDLEKEGFKLLEGVHGIIVPGGFGARGSEGKIMAIQYARENDIPFLGICFGFQLTVVEFARHVLGLEGANSTEINPQTPYPVVDLMPEQRGLDKLGGTMRLGAYPIKIKEGTLAHRLYGTELIYERHRHRWEVNPEYIERLEKAGLVFSGIAGDDERRMEILELPDKRYFIATQFHPEFKSRPMKPAPVFRGLVKAAKEMKG; encoded by the coding sequence ATGGCAAAGTTCATCTTTGTAACCGGTGGGGTCGTGAGTGGACTTGGAAAGGGAATAACTAGCGCCTCATTGGGCATGCTCATGAAATCTAGAGGATTCAGAACTACAAACATCAAAATTGACCCGTACATCAACTACGATGCCGGAACAATGAGTCCATACCAACATGGAGAGGTCTTCGTGCTCGACGATGGAGGAGAGGTTGACCTCGACCTTGGAAACTACGAGCGCTTTTTGGACACAAACCTAACATTTGACCACAACATCACAACTGGAAAGGTATACTCCACTGTTATAGAAAAAGAGAGAAGAGGAGACTATTTAGGTGCAACTGTTCAAGTTATTCCTCATATTACCAACGAGATTAAGGAGCGCATAAGAAGAATAGCCGAGGAGTATGATGTTGTCGTCGTTGAAATAGGAGGTACAGTTGGAGACATAGAGAGCATGCCCTTCCTTGAGGCAACCCGTCAGATGCAGCTTGAAGAAGGGAGAGAAAATGTTGCTTTTGTTCATGTAACCTACGTTCCAAAGCTTAAAGTTGTTGGAGAGCAAAAAACAAAGCCTACACAGCACAGCGTTAAGGAGCTGCGCTCCCTTGGAATTCAGCCTGACGCAATAATAGCTAGAAGTGAGGATCCACTGGAAGAGGGGGCTAGAAAGAAGATAAGTCTCTTCACAAACGTGCCAGAAGAGGCAGTAATAAGTGCCTATGACGTTGAAGACACCTATGAAGTTCCTCTCCTCCTTGAGAGGGAAGGGCTTGGCAAATACTTGACCAAAAGGCTTGGACTAGAAGAGAGGGAGCCAGAGCTAAGGGCATGGGAAGAAATGGTCAGGAGATACAAGGGATTGAAAGATGAGGTGGAGATAGCGATTGTAGGAAAGTACGTTAAGCTTGCTGATTCATACCTCAGCATAAAGGAAGCATTGAAGCATTCAAGTGTTGCCAACGATGTTAAGGTAAAGATAAGGTGGATTGAGGCAGAGGACTTAGAAAAAGAAGGCTTCAAGCTCCTTGAAGGGGTTCACGGTATAATAGTGCCCGGCGGATTTGGTGCAAGGGGTAGCGAGGGCAAGATTATGGCCATCCAGTATGCGAGAGAAAATGATATCCCCTTCCTTGGCATCTGCTTTGGATTCCAGCTAACCGTGGTGGAGTTTGCAAGACACGTTCTCGGTCTTGAAGGAGCAAATTCAACCGAAATAAATCCACAAACGCCGTATCCAGTTGTTGACCTCATGCCAGAGCAGAGGGGGCTTGACAAGCTCGGCGGCACGATGAGGCTTGGGGCATATCCAATCAAAATAAAGGAAGGCACCCTTGCCCACAGGCTCTACGGTACGGAGCTTATATACGAACGCCACAGGCACCGCTGGGAGGTAAATCCTGAGTACATCGAACGGCTCGAAAAGGCTGGTCTTGTCTTCAGCGGCATAGCTGGAGACGATGAAAGGAGGATGGAGATCCTTGAGTTGCCGGATAAGCGTTATTTCATAGCGACCCAGTTCCATCCAGAGTTTAAGTCAAGACCTATGAAACCTGCACCTGTGTTTAGAGGATTGGTAAAAGCGGCAAAAGAAATGAAAGGCTAA
- a CDS encoding 30S ribosomal protein S8e, which translates to MAIWQGRSLKKPSGGRIILARKKRKRELGREPAFTRVVEDKEERKIIRTYGGNRKVRLVKALYANVFENGKGKKVKIISVVENPANRQYVRRNIITKGAIIQTEIGKAIVTSRPGQDGVVNAVLIKEENA; encoded by the coding sequence ATGGCTATCTGGCAGGGAAGATCACTCAAAAAGCCTTCAGGTGGAAGGATTATACTCGCAAGAAAGAAGAGAAAGAGGGAACTCGGAAGAGAACCAGCCTTTACAAGGGTAGTTGAAGACAAAGAAGAGAGGAAGATAATCAGAACATACGGCGGCAACAGAAAGGTCAGACTCGTAAAGGCACTCTATGCAAACGTTTTCGAAAACGGAAAGGGTAAGAAGGTAAAGATAATCAGCGTAGTTGAGAACCCAGCCAACAGGCAGTACGTAAGAAGAAACATCATCACAAAGGGTGCAATAATCCAGACAGAGATTGGAAAGGCAATCGTTACCTCAAGACCAGGCCAAGATGGTGTTGTAAACGCAGTTCTCATTAAGGAAGAAAACGCATGA
- a CDS encoding zinc ribbon domain-containing protein produces the protein MEYSRIEKILASLFVVFLLLASINFLRELENIPQRPNYEYYQEKYGIKALLENQSRLMELDRQLFEVYQKAEGNLTEAERVYLFKREEYRVALESGNTTEELKTEYLKAKEEYERAYFQYLGAKSAYEQTHEKLEELNSKIQELMQKANEEYRRAYNAYRLKALILKLLFAVPIFIASLLLLRRYKNIYTSSLIAYSSLLLIYLLLSAIWSTVQLIGLSLFGAFATLLALYYLRKEYFKPERVYKRRIAQNKCYNCGFPIKDDYLYCPNCGAKLKEKCEHCGALKPIHLQFCPYCGQ, from the coding sequence ATGGAATACTCGCGCATTGAAAAGATACTCGCGAGTTTGTTTGTCGTTTTTCTTCTTCTGGCGAGCATAAACTTTCTCAGAGAGCTTGAGAACATTCCCCAAAGACCAAATTATGAATATTATCAAGAGAAGTATGGGATAAAGGCTCTTCTCGAAAACCAAAGCCGCTTAATGGAACTTGACAGACAGCTATTTGAGGTATATCAAAAGGCAGAGGGCAACCTAACCGAAGCTGAGAGAGTTTACCTCTTCAAAAGAGAAGAATATAGAGTTGCACTCGAGAGCGGGAACACAACAGAGGAACTAAAGACAGAATACCTAAAAGCCAAAGAAGAATACGAGAGAGCCTACTTCCAATACCTTGGGGCAAAAAGTGCATACGAACAAACGCATGAAAAACTGGAAGAGCTTAACTCAAAAATCCAAGAGCTCATGCAGAAGGCAAATGAGGAATATAGAAGAGCTTACAACGCCTACAGGCTTAAAGCTCTAATTTTAAAACTTTTATTTGCCGTTCCGATTTTCATAGCATCGCTTTTACTCCTTCGGAGGTACAAAAACATCTACACTTCATCTTTGATAGCGTATTCTTCGCTGTTGCTTATCTATCTCCTCCTCTCTGCAATATGGAGTACAGTCCAGCTTATAGGCTTAAGTCTCTTTGGAGCATTTGCAACGCTTTTAGCGCTCTATTACTTGAGAAAGGAGTACTTCAAGCCTGAAAGGGTGTATAAAAGGAGAATCGCCCAAAATAAGTGCTACAACTGCGGCTTTCCTATAAAGGACGATTATCTTTACTGCCCTAACTGTGGAGCAAAACTAAAAGAAAAGTGCGAGCACTGTGGAGCCCTAAAGCCTATTCACCTTCAATTTTGCCCATACTGTGGGCAATAG
- a CDS encoding NOG1 family protein, with the protein MKNPFEKMPTILLADEIIDKAFRRAEKAASAFNPRGSVVSKARQREELRIRTVSNVIRDNLRKVLDRTPGVSTLPPFYQELLDTLVDKRTFHKALASINWAIKTIRTLEERYVEKIRYSRDPKEIAQLRREFYGRVASVIKDIAENLEYLNKARDVLKDMPVIDLSLPTIVIAGHPNVGKSTLLRKLTNAKPEVASYPFTTKGINVGQFEEHWMKYQVIDTPGLLDRPLSERNEIEKQAILALKHLGKLIIYIFDPSEYCGFPIEEQMHLFEEIYEEFGEFPFIVVLNKIDIADEEKIKKIEEFLRAKGIKPLRISAEKGIGIEELKERVIKILKPEMEAIAHSMGKIEGE; encoded by the coding sequence ATGAAAAATCCATTTGAAAAGATGCCAACAATACTTCTTGCGGATGAGATCATTGACAAGGCTTTTAGGCGAGCTGAGAAAGCTGCCTCTGCCTTTAATCCAAGGGGAAGTGTAGTTAGTAAAGCTAGGCAGAGGGAGGAGCTTAGAATAAGAACCGTCTCAAACGTTATTAGGGACAACCTAAGGAAAGTCCTTGACAGGACTCCTGGGGTTTCAACGCTACCTCCTTTTTATCAGGAGCTTCTTGACACGCTGGTTGATAAGAGAACCTTCCATAAGGCTCTTGCTTCAATAAACTGGGCGATAAAGACCATAAGGACACTTGAAGAGAGATACGTAGAAAAGATTAGGTATTCCAGGGATCCAAAGGAGATTGCACAGCTGAGAAGGGAATTTTACGGCAGGGTTGCAAGCGTTATAAAGGACATAGCCGAAAACCTCGAATACCTAAACAAAGCCAGGGACGTTCTCAAAGATATGCCCGTAATTGACCTCAGCCTTCCCACTATAGTGATAGCCGGCCACCCAAACGTTGGAAAATCCACACTGCTTAGAAAACTCACAAACGCCAAGCCTGAAGTGGCGAGTTATCCTTTCACGACGAAGGGTATAAACGTTGGGCAGTTCGAGGAGCACTGGATGAAGTATCAGGTTATAGACACTCCCGGTCTCTTGGACAGACCATTGAGCGAGAGAAATGAAATAGAGAAGCAGGCGATTTTGGCGTTAAAGCATCTCGGTAAGCTGATAATTTACATCTTTGATCCGAGTGAGTACTGTGGTTTCCCAATAGAGGAGCAAATGCACCTTTTTGAGGAAATCTACGAAGAATTTGGGGAGTTCCCGTTTATAGTGGTCCTCAACAAGATAGACATTGCAGATGAGGAAAAGATAAAAAAGATCGAGGAATTCCTCAGAGCTAAGGGAATCAAACCCCTGAGGATTTCTGCTGAAAAGGGAATTGGAATAGAAGAGCTAAAGGAAAGGGTAATAAAAATACTAAAACCAGAAATGGAAGCTATTGCCCACAGTATGGGCAAAATTGAAGGTGAATAG